One window of the Colias croceus chromosome 5, ilColCroc2.1 genome contains the following:
- the LOC123691936 gene encoding uncharacterized protein LOC123691936, with the protein MCEVGDVVRLDGHSQIGESHHHPCQLASVGKSLFQRARHLCDAAHLSGELQHVKRVLRNNKLQAPPQHHRSRTKPHTVERQPAYLPYVKGVTDRIGRILRRASIKTIYKPHKKINQFLRPIKSNIPLQEAGVYKLDCDCGLSYIGQTKRSIANRLKEHIADIKHRRHKKSAVCEHTLDNNHFIRFDQPQILARENKFFPRLVREAIEIKKHPNFNREDGLKLSNTWDPVIKNLKSHVKHTKRLEDTISQYCQHPEKYSTYQLRRNRWR; encoded by the exons ATGTGCGAAGTGGGAG aTGTTGTACGTCTTGACGGTCATTCACAAATCGGTGAATCTCACCACCACCCTTGCCAACTAGCTTCTGTCGGTAAATCTTTGTTTCAGAGAGCCCGCCACCTCTGTGATGCTGCCCACCTCAGCGGGGAACTGCAGCATGTCAAGCGGGTACTACGTAACAACAAGCTGCAGGCGCCTCCACAGCATCACAGGAGTCGAACGAAGCCACACACAGTTGAAAGACAACCGGCCTACCTACCATATGTGAAGGGAGTTACTGACAGAATTGGAAGAATCCTAAGACGAGcttcaattaaaactatatataaGCCGCACAAGAAGATAAACCAATTCTTGAGaccaattaaaagtaatattccTCTACAAGAAGCAGGCGTGTACAAGTTAGACTGTGATTGTGGTCTCTCATACATCGGCCAAACAAAAAGAAGCATTGCTAACCGACTGAAGGAGCACATTGCGGATATAAAGCATCGGCGTCACAAGAAGTCTGCGGTATGTGAACACACACTGGACAACAACCACTTCATAAGATTTGACCAACCACAAATCCTTGccagagaaaataaattttttccaagacTTGTACGCGAggctattgaaattaaaaaacatccaAATTTCAATAGAGAAGATGGTTTGAAACTCTCTAACACCTGGGATCCtgttattaagaatttaaaatcccaTGTCAAACATACCAAAAGACTAGAAGACACGATCAGCCAATACTGCCAACATCCGGAAAAATACTCCACATACCAACTACGGAGGAATAGGTGGAGGTAg
- the LOC123691776 gene encoding tumor suppressor candidate 3, whose amino-acid sequence MKFKFLLSFCVILTYSNTYAQNRGKLEEKVQQLTDFTAKTSIIPLNVNRFKDYVKSPPRDYSFIVMFTAMAPSRRCAICQHVYDEYLLVANSFRYSQAYTNKLFFGMVDFDEGSAIFQMLRLNTAPVIMHFPAKGKPKPADSMDFERAGIHAEAIAKWINDRTDVQIRVFRPPNYSGAVAFTLLFVLVAAFLYLRRNNLEFLYNKQMWAVSALFFCFAMVSGQMWNQIRGPPFFHKTKTGPVYINSGSHGQFVLESYIVAALNAAVVVGMILMIEAAGGVKGTEIKSPQEGKKRRFQSVVGLVLLCVFFSLLLSIFRSKTQGYPYSFLFK is encoded by the exons atgaagttCAAATTCTTACTTTCCTTCTGTGTTATtcttacttattcaaatacataTGCGCAGAATCGTGGAAAG TTGGAAGAGAAGGTCCAGCAACTAACAGATTTTACGGCGAAGACTTCAATAATACCTTTAAACGTGAATAGGTTTAAGGACTATGTGAAATCACCACCAAGGGACTATTCGTTTATAGTCATGTTCACGGCTATGGCACCCTCTCGTCGTTGCGCTATTTGTCAGCACGTATATGACGAGTATTTGTTGGTAGCCAACTCGTTTAGATACTCTCAAGCTTATACCAACAAACTGTTCTTTGGTATGGTAGACTTTGATGAAGGTTCTGCTATTTTCCAAATG tTGAGGTTAAACACTGCCCCTGTGATAATGCATTTCCCAGCGAAGGGTAAGCCAAAACCGGCAGACTCCATGGACTTTGAGAGAGCTGGTATTCACGCTGAGGCTATTGCCAAATGGATCAATGATAGAACTGATGTTCAG ATCCGCGTCTTCCGTCCACCAAACTATTCCGGTGCAGTCGCATTCACTTTACTTTTCGTGCTCGTTGCTGCATTCTTATACCTCCGTCGTAACAACCTAGAGTTTCTATACAATAAGCAAATGTGGGCGGTGTCCGCTCTGTTCTTCTGCTTTGCTATGGTATCTGGACAGATGTGGAACCAGATAAGAGGTCCACCGTTCTTCCACAAGACCAAAACTGGCCCGGTTTATATAAACAGTGGATCGCACGGACAGTTCGTTTTGGAGAGCTATATTGTTGCGGCTTTGA ATGCGGCCGTAGTTGTCGGTATGATATTAATGATTGAAGCAGCGGGAGGAGTGAAAGGGACAGAGATAAAGAGTCCACAAGAGGGAAAGAAACGGCGATTCCAATCTGTAGTCGGTCTTGTGCTGTTATGTGTATTCTTCTCCTTGCTTCTGTCTATATTTAGATCGAAGACGCAAGGGTATCCTTACAG CTTCCTGTTCAAATAA
- the LOC123691779 gene encoding V-type proton ATPase 16 kDa proteolipid subunit, translated as MTDTNPMYGPFFGVMGAASAIIFSALGAAYGTAKSGTGIAAMSVMRPELIMKSIIPVVMAGIIAIYGLVVAVLIAGSLEPPATYTLFRGFIHLGAGLAVGFSGLAAGFAIGIVGDAGVRGTAQQPRLFVGMILILIFAEVLGLYGLIVAIYLYTKQ; from the exons ATGACTGACACAAATCCCATGTATGGACCCTTCTTTGGAGTTATGGGGGCGGCGTCTGCTATTATCTTTAGCG CGCTGGGAGCTGCCTATGGAACGGCCAAGTCTGGCACGGGTATCGCCGCCATGTCGGTGATGAGACCCGAGCTGATCATGAAGTCGATCATCCCCGTCGTCATGGCGGGTATTATCGCCATCTACGGTCTGGTCGTGGCTGTGCTCATTGCTGGTTCCCTGGAACCGCCAGCGACTTACACCCTCTTCAG AGGTTTCATCCACTTGGGAGCCGGTCTGGCCGTCGGTTTCTCTGGTCTGGCCGCCGGGTTCGCCATAGGCATCGTGGGTGATGCCGGTGTGCGCGGTACGGCTCAACAGCCCAGGCTATTCGTCGGAATGATTCTTATCCTCATTTTCGCTGAAGTGTTGGGTCTATACGGTCTCATTGTCGCCATCTACCTGTACACGAAACAGTAA